From Lagenorhynchus albirostris chromosome 15, mLagAlb1.1, whole genome shotgun sequence, one genomic window encodes:
- the SLC52A3 gene encoding solute carrier family 52, riboflavin transporter, member 3 isoform X2 produces MAFLIHLLVCTFGMGSWVAINGLWVELPLLVTELPEGWYLPSYLTVIIQLANVGPLLVTLLHHFQPGCLSEVPIVFTVLGVGTIACTLFAFLWNVTSWVLGSHHSIAFLVLTFFLALVDCTSSVTFLPFMSRLPTHYLTTFFVGEGLSGLLPALVALAQGSGLTTCVNITETPDTTPIPETTRNTDSPQGASSTLVSELARTAPSVVHLESHYLPATFSPFVFFLLLSFMMACCLIAFFFLQRLPRRWEASIEDLLTSQVTLHSIRPQEGKDLGPPGPEDSGKGQEPLEEKTAPRHLAHLTFIYILVAFVNALTNGVLPSVQTYSCLSYGPVAYHLSATLSSMANPLACFLSMFLPNRSLPFLGVLTVLGTGFGAYNMAMAVMSPCPLMQGHWGGEVLIVASWVLFIGCLSYVKVMLGVILRDRSRSALLWCGAAVQLGSLLGALIMFPLVNVLRLFSSADFCSLQCST; encoded by the exons ATGGCCTTCCTGATACACCTGCTGGTCTGTACCTTCGGGATGGGCTCCTGGGTGGCCATCAACGGGCTCTGGGTAGAGCTGCCCCTGCTGGTAACGGAGCTGCCCGAGGGCTGGTACCTGCCCTCCTACCTCACAGTTATCATCCAGCTGGCCAACGTCGGCCCCCTGCTGGTCACCCTACTCCATCACTTCCAACCCGGCTGCCTTTCCGAGGTGCCTATCGTCTTCACTGTGCTGGGGGTGGGCACCATCGCCTGCACCCTCTTCGCCTTCCTCTGGAATGTCACCTCCTGGGTGCTGGGCAGCCACCACAGCATCGCCTTTCTGGTCCTCACCTTCTTCCTGGCCCTGGTGGACTGCACCTCCTCCGTCACCTTCCTGCCCTTCATGAGCAGGCTGCCCACCCACTACCTCACCACCTTCTTTGTGGGTGAAGGACTCAGCGGCCTCCTGCCTGCCCTGGTGGCTCTCGCCCAGGGCTCGGGTCTCACCACCTGTGTCAACATCACTGAGACGCCAGACACCACCCCGATCCCTGAGACCACCAGGAACACGGACAGCCCACAG GGAGCTAGCAGCACTTTGGTGTCTGAGCTCGCTAGGACAGCACCCTCCGTGGTCCACCTGGAAAGCCACTACCTCCCCGCCACCTTCTCGCCCTTCGTCTTCTTCCTCCTGCTCTCCTTCATGATGGCCTGCTGCCtcattgctttctttttcctccagcgTCTACCCAGGCGCTGGGAAGCTTCCATAGAAGACCTCCTCACCTCTCAGGTCACCCTCCACTCCATCCGGCCGCAGGAAGGGAAGGACCTGGGCCCCCCAGGCCCGGAGGACAGTGGCAAGGGCCAGGAGCCTCTGGAGGAGAAGACAGCCCCCCGGCACCTGGCCCACCTGACCTTCATCTACATCCTGGTGGCCTTTGTGAACGCGCTCACCAACGGCGTGCTACCCTCCGTGCAGACCTACTCCTGCCTGTCCTATGGGCCTGTGGCCTACCACCTGTCCGCCACCCTCAGCTCCATGGCCAACCCTCTCGCCTGCTTCCTCTCCATGTTTCTGCCTAACAG GTCTCTGCCATTCCTGGGGGTCCTTACAGTGCTCGGGACCGGCTTTGGGGCCTACAACATGGCCATGGCCGTGATGAGCCCCTGCCCCCTCATGCAGGGCCACTGGGGTGGAGAAGTCCTCATC GTGGCTTCGTGGGTGCTGTTCATTGGCTGTCTGAGCTATGTCAAGGTGATGCTGGGCGTGATCCTGCGTGACCGTAGCCGCAGCGCCCTCTTGTGGTGCGGGGCGGCGGTGCAGCTGGGCTCGCTCCTCGGAGCGCTTATCATGTTCCCACTGGTCAACGTGTTGAGGCTCTTCTCATCCGCTGACTTCTGCAGCCTGCAGTGCTCCACCTAG
- the SLC52A3 gene encoding solute carrier family 52, riboflavin transporter, member 3 isoform X1, with product MAFLIHLLVCTFGMGSWVAINGLWVELPLLVTELPEGWYLPSYLTVIIQLANVGPLLVTLLHHFQPGCLSEVPIVFTVLGVGTIACTLFAFLWNVTSWVLGSHHSIAFLVLTFFLALVDCTSSVTFLPFMSRLPTHYLTTFFVGEGLSGLLPALVALAQGSGLTTCVNITETPDTTPIPETTRNTDSPQGASSTLVSELARTAPSVVHLESHYLPATFSPFVFFLLLSFMMACCLIAFFFLQRLPRRWEASIEDLLTSQVTLHSIRPQEGKDLGPPGPEDSGKGQEPLEEKTAPRHLAHLTFIYILVAFVNALTNGVLPSVQTYSCLSYGPVAYHLSATLSSMANPLACFLSMFLPNRSTPNLALENSGWGHTSCQNPESHTHLSGWMCSG from the exons ATGGCCTTCCTGATACACCTGCTGGTCTGTACCTTCGGGATGGGCTCCTGGGTGGCCATCAACGGGCTCTGGGTAGAGCTGCCCCTGCTGGTAACGGAGCTGCCCGAGGGCTGGTACCTGCCCTCCTACCTCACAGTTATCATCCAGCTGGCCAACGTCGGCCCCCTGCTGGTCACCCTACTCCATCACTTCCAACCCGGCTGCCTTTCCGAGGTGCCTATCGTCTTCACTGTGCTGGGGGTGGGCACCATCGCCTGCACCCTCTTCGCCTTCCTCTGGAATGTCACCTCCTGGGTGCTGGGCAGCCACCACAGCATCGCCTTTCTGGTCCTCACCTTCTTCCTGGCCCTGGTGGACTGCACCTCCTCCGTCACCTTCCTGCCCTTCATGAGCAGGCTGCCCACCCACTACCTCACCACCTTCTTTGTGGGTGAAGGACTCAGCGGCCTCCTGCCTGCCCTGGTGGCTCTCGCCCAGGGCTCGGGTCTCACCACCTGTGTCAACATCACTGAGACGCCAGACACCACCCCGATCCCTGAGACCACCAGGAACACGGACAGCCCACAG GGAGCTAGCAGCACTTTGGTGTCTGAGCTCGCTAGGACAGCACCCTCCGTGGTCCACCTGGAAAGCCACTACCTCCCCGCCACCTTCTCGCCCTTCGTCTTCTTCCTCCTGCTCTCCTTCATGATGGCCTGCTGCCtcattgctttctttttcctccagcgTCTACCCAGGCGCTGGGAAGCTTCCATAGAAGACCTCCTCACCTCTCAGGTCACCCTCCACTCCATCCGGCCGCAGGAAGGGAAGGACCTGGGCCCCCCAGGCCCGGAGGACAGTGGCAAGGGCCAGGAGCCTCTGGAGGAGAAGACAGCCCCCCGGCACCTGGCCCACCTGACCTTCATCTACATCCTGGTGGCCTTTGTGAACGCGCTCACCAACGGCGTGCTACCCTCCGTGCAGACCTACTCCTGCCTGTCCTATGGGCCTGTGGCCTACCACCTGTCCGCCACCCTCAGCTCCATGGCCAACCCTCTCGCCTGCTTCCTCTCCATGTTTCTGCCTAACAGGTCTACCCCCAACCTGGCCCTGGAGAACTCTGGTTGGGGGCACACTTCATGTCAGAACCCAGAATCTCACACCCACCTATCAGGCTGGatgtgtagtggttaa